One Defluviitoga tunisiensis genomic window carries:
- the argF gene encoding ornithine carbamoyltransferase, translating into MPINLRGRSLLTLKDFTPDEIKYLLDLSKDLKAKKRMGLSGELLKGKNIVLIFEKTSTRTRCAFEVAAYDEGAHVTFLTQSQMGKKESIEDTARVLGRFYDGIEFRGFKQETVETLAKYSGVPVWNGLTDEDHPTQVLADFMTVEENFDKPLSKIKFVYVGDGRNNVANALMIGAAKMGMDFVIVSPKELFPSEKLLKEMRDEAQKNNAKISISDDLNAVEGADVIYTDVWISMGEEDKIEERIKLLKPYQVNMDLIKKTNNPDVIFLHCLPSFHDTKTDMGYDVYKKYGLPEMEVTDEVFESKYSKVFDEAENRMHTIKAVMVATLVG; encoded by the coding sequence ATGCCTATCAATTTAAGAGGAAGAAGTTTACTTACGCTAAAAGATTTTACGCCTGATGAGATTAAGTATTTGTTAGATCTTTCTAAAGATCTAAAGGCTAAAAAAAGGATGGGGCTATCTGGCGAATTATTAAAAGGAAAAAACATCGTACTAATCTTTGAAAAAACTTCAACTAGAACGAGATGTGCCTTTGAAGTTGCTGCTTATGACGAAGGCGCTCATGTAACTTTCTTAACGCAAAGTCAGATGGGTAAGAAAGAGTCTATAGAGGATACGGCAAGAGTCTTGGGGAGATTTTATGATGGAATTGAATTTAGGGGTTTTAAGCAAGAAACCGTAGAAACTTTGGCAAAATACTCTGGGGTTCCAGTATGGAACGGTTTAACTGATGAGGATCATCCTACTCAAGTTTTAGCAGATTTTATGACTGTAGAAGAAAATTTTGATAAACCATTGAGCAAGATAAAGTTCGTTTATGTAGGAGACGGTAGAAATAATGTAGCAAACGCACTTATGATAGGCGCTGCAAAAATGGGCATGGACTTTGTTATTGTGTCTCCTAAAGAATTATTTCCTTCAGAAAAACTATTGAAAGAGATGAGAGATGAGGCACAGAAGAACAACGCAAAAATCTCTATTTCAGATGATCTTAATGCTGTAGAAGGTGCAGATGTTATATACACAGACGTATGGATCTCTATGGGAGAAGAAGATAAGATTGAAGAAAGGATTAAACTCCTTAAACCATATCAAGTCAACATGGATTTAATTAAAAAGACGAACAATCCTGACGTAATATTTTTACACTGTCTCCCTTCTTTTCACGATACAAAGACTGATATGGGTTATGATGTGTATAAAAAGTATGGGCTCCCTGAAATGGAGGTTACAGACGAAGTTTTTGAGAGTAAATATTCTAAGGTCTTTGACGAAGCAGAAAATAGAATGCATACCATAAAAGCAGTTATGGTTGCAACTTTGGTGGGATGA
- a CDS encoding hydantoinase/oxoprolinase N-terminal domain-containing protein, protein MIYRIGIDVGGTNTDAVILDQNNKIIAKTKTPTSEDIISGIYESLDQVLFQSNIDVKDIGYVMLGTTHCTNAIVERKGLRKVAVIRIGKPATMAIKPMVGWPQDLIDAIGKKYFIIKGGHEFDGQEINELDYDEIDQVINEIRGKFEAVAISSVFSPVNTSHEDTLEKILIDKLGDSIDVCVSHEIGSIGLIERENATILNAALGGVIRKLATGFQEALKRRGIQATLYLAQNDGTLMSVDYAMRYPIMTIASGPTNSLRGAAYLSKIKNAIVLDVGGTTSDIGILVNGFPRLSAMGVEIGGVRTNFRMPDLISIGLGGGTVVRENDKTVVLGPDSVGYRVAKEALVFGGNVLTTTDVAVACNLTKLGNLERIENLNSSLIESALLKIKELVEVNIDKIKTEAGDAPLILVGGGSIIIPNSLKGCSEIIRPEHCEVANAIGVAIAQVGAQIDRIFSLDNISREEAIRQAEELAIQECIKAGAKRETIEIVEKEDIPLAYLPGNATRIRIKAAGDIAY, encoded by the coding sequence ATGATTTATCGAATCGGAATTGATGTTGGAGGTACAAATACTGATGCCGTGATTCTAGATCAGAATAATAAAATAATAGCAAAGACTAAGACCCCCACAAGTGAAGACATAATATCGGGTATATATGAATCTTTAGACCAGGTGCTTTTTCAATCTAATATTGATGTGAAAGATATAGGATATGTTATGTTAGGTACAACTCATTGTACCAATGCTATAGTTGAGCGTAAAGGATTAAGAAAAGTTGCAGTAATTAGAATAGGAAAACCTGCTACAATGGCTATTAAACCTATGGTTGGCTGGCCTCAAGACTTGATTGATGCTATTGGTAAGAAGTATTTTATCATTAAAGGCGGTCATGAATTTGACGGACAAGAGATTAATGAACTAGACTATGATGAGATAGATCAAGTTATTAATGAAATTAGAGGTAAATTTGAAGCTGTTGCTATATCTTCTGTATTTTCTCCAGTTAATACAAGCCATGAAGATACATTAGAAAAGATTTTAATAGATAAATTGGGTGATAGTATTGACGTTTGTGTGTCTCATGAAATTGGTAGTATTGGTTTAATTGAAAGAGAGAATGCAACTATTTTAAATGCAGCCTTAGGTGGAGTAATTAGAAAACTAGCTACAGGTTTTCAAGAAGCTTTAAAAAGAAGGGGTATTCAAGCTACGTTATACCTAGCTCAAAATGACGGAACGTTAATGTCGGTAGATTATGCAATGCGTTATCCTATTATGACTATTGCTAGCGGTCCAACAAATAGTTTAAGAGGAGCTGCTTATTTATCTAAGATTAAAAATGCAATTGTACTTGATGTTGGCGGTACGACGTCAGATATAGGCATTTTGGTTAATGGATTTCCTAGGCTTTCTGCTATGGGTGTAGAAATTGGTGGCGTAAGGACAAACTTTAGGATGCCTGACCTTATTTCAATAGGTCTTGGTGGAGGAACAGTTGTAAGAGAAAATGATAAAACTGTTGTTTTAGGGCCTGACAGTGTAGGCTACAGAGTTGCTAAAGAAGCTCTTGTCTTTGGAGGTAATGTCTTAACAACTACAGACGTTGCTGTTGCATGCAATTTAACAAAGTTAGGAAACCTAGAAAGAATCGAAAATCTTAATAGTAGTCTAATAGAAAGTGCCTTACTTAAAATTAAAGAATTAGTCGAAGTTAACATAGACAAGATTAAAACAGAAGCAGGAGATGCTCCTTTAATCTTAGTTGGTGGAGGAAGTATAATCATTCCCAATTCATTAAAAGGTTGTAGCGAGATAATAAGGCCTGAACATTGTGAGGTAGCTAACGCTATAGGCGTTGCAATAGCGCAAGTTGGTGCCCAGATCGATAGAATATTCTCTCTTGATAACATTTCAAGAGAAGAGGCAATTCGTCAAGCAGAAGAATTAGCTATACAAGAATGCATAAAAGCTGGTGCAAAAAGAGAAACAATAGAGATTGTTGAAAAAGAGGATATTCCGTTAGCATATTTACCTGGAAACGCAACAAGAATAAGAATAAAAGCTGCGGGGGATATTGCATATTAA
- a CDS encoding DUF917 domain-containing protein, translating to MRKLDAQAIEDIALGATILGTGGGGDPYIGKLMALQAIEEYGPVSLIDVDEVPDDELVVPSAMMGAPTVLVEKIPNGEEPFKAFELLKNHMGKDIFGTISIEAGGLNSMIPLALAARLGLPVVDADGMGRAFPELQMVTFTIYGVSSTPLALCDEKGNSILLNTVTNKWSERLARVLTVEMGGSTMLAIYPMTGKQLKAGAVRGTMSLAESLGRAIRESKLNHVNPLDKILEITHGHLLFKGKITDVLRKTTGGFARGKAIFEGIEEYKDKTMELEFQNENLVARVDDQILASVPDLISVIDPDTGKPITTEMLRYGYRGVVIGIPCNEKWRTDEGLKLVGPRYFGYDIDYIPIEERVKGVRVR from the coding sequence ATGAGAAAATTAGATGCGCAAGCTATTGAAGATATAGCTTTAGGAGCAACCATCCTAGGTACTGGTGGTGGTGGAGATCCTTACATCGGTAAACTTATGGCTCTTCAAGCTATTGAAGAATATGGTCCTGTTTCTCTTATTGATGTTGATGAAGTTCCAGATGATGAGTTGGTTGTTCCTTCTGCTATGATGGGTGCCCCAACTGTTCTTGTTGAGAAGATTCCTAATGGTGAAGAGCCTTTTAAGGCTTTTGAGCTTTTGAAGAATCATATGGGTAAAGATATTTTTGGCACTATTTCAATAGAAGCAGGTGGACTTAATTCTATGATTCCATTAGCTTTAGCTGCACGACTTGGATTGCCTGTAGTTGATGCTGATGGAATGGGTAGGGCTTTTCCTGAACTTCAAATGGTTACATTTACTATATATGGTGTTTCATCCACTCCCTTAGCTCTGTGTGATGAGAAGGGTAATAGCATTCTGCTAAACACTGTTACAAACAAATGGTCTGAAAGACTTGCGAGGGTTTTAACAGTAGAAATGGGTGGTAGTACTATGCTTGCTATTTATCCTATGACTGGTAAGCAATTAAAGGCTGGTGCTGTTAGAGGAACTATGTCTCTTGCTGAATCCTTAGGAAGGGCTATTAGAGAATCTAAACTTAATCATGTAAATCCTTTGGACAAGATATTAGAGATAACACATGGTCATCTTTTGTTTAAGGGAAAAATTACTGATGTTTTAAGAAAGACAACCGGCGGATTTGCACGAGGTAAGGCCATTTTCGAAGGTATTGAGGAATACAAAGATAAGACTATGGAATTAGAGTTCCAAAATGAAAATCTTGTGGCTCGTGTTGATGATCAAATTTTGGCTAGTGTTCCTGATTTAATCTCGGTTATAGATCCTGATACAGGTAAACCTATTACAACTGAAATGTTGAGATATGGATATCGTGGCGTGGTAATAGGTATACCTTGTAACGAAAAGTGGCGTACAGACGAAGGTTTGAAATTAGTAGGTCCTAGGTATTTTGGATATGATATTGACTATATTCCCATAGAAGAACGTGTAAAGGGGGTTAGGGTAAGATGA
- a CDS encoding cytosine permease — protein sequence MEKYALDRIPDSERRSWWSIALIWAGSIISVSALMVGGVIVQGMPLVQGIIAGAIGYTIVLVLMIFQGMMGADFGVPTVITASSAFGSQGAKYVISAILAISCIGWFGVQTGICGAAFSQIMYMWLGVEIPVWLSGLIWGIIMLLTAVYGYEALEYLNYIAIPALIILCIVGVVMVIKNFGAVSLKSYTPKENYSWSYAIGLSVGGFAVGGTIAADLTRYARKRKDAILSGLIGIWPAGVFLVVIGGLLTVVAGTFDITIALAQLGLGLIGSIILVLATWTTNTVNAYSGGLALVNLFNLKSEKRGLMTLIAGAIGTILAVVGLLDHFTSFLTILTAGIPPVSGCMIADYWICKKGNKEAWQNNIPKVNWIGLISWAVGFAIAIFVNVGISAINGVIASMVLYCALYYPFYSKKTVKSIESIVEK from the coding sequence TTGGAAAAATATGCACTGGATCGTATCCCAGATTCAGAGCGAAGGTCGTGGTGGAGTATTGCTCTAATTTGGGCTGGCTCTATTATTAGTGTTTCTGCTTTGATGGTTGGTGGAGTTATTGTTCAAGGCATGCCTTTAGTACAAGGCATAATAGCCGGGGCTATTGGTTACACTATAGTTTTAGTTTTGATGATTTTCCAAGGTATGATGGGGGCAGACTTCGGTGTTCCTACAGTTATAACTGCTTCTTCGGCGTTTGGTTCACAAGGCGCAAAATACGTAATTTCAGCGATTCTTGCTATCTCGTGCATAGGCTGGTTTGGTGTTCAGACTGGAATTTGCGGAGCTGCTTTTTCTCAAATAATGTATATGTGGTTAGGCGTAGAAATTCCAGTTTGGTTAAGCGGTTTAATTTGGGGTATTATTATGTTGTTAACTGCTGTATATGGCTATGAAGCTCTAGAATACTTGAATTACATAGCAATACCTGCATTGATTATATTATGTATAGTAGGCGTTGTAATGGTTATTAAGAACTTTGGTGCTGTTAGTTTGAAGTCATATACACCAAAAGAGAATTATTCTTGGAGTTATGCTATTGGACTTTCTGTTGGGGGTTTTGCAGTAGGTGGAACAATTGCCGCTGACCTTACTCGTTATGCTAGAAAAAGAAAAGATGCTATTTTGTCTGGATTAATTGGAATATGGCCAGCTGGTGTTTTTCTAGTTGTTATTGGAGGATTATTAACTGTTGTAGCTGGTACTTTTGATATTACAATTGCACTTGCTCAATTAGGTTTGGGGCTTATTGGTAGCATTATTCTTGTTTTAGCAACATGGACGACTAATACAGTTAATGCATATTCTGGCGGACTTGCTTTAGTAAATCTTTTTAATTTGAAAAGTGAAAAAAGAGGATTGATGACGTTAATCGCTGGTGCTATTGGAACTATTCTTGCTGTGGTTGGATTGCTTGATCATTTTACATCTTTTCTTACAATATTAACCGCAGGGATTCCACCTGTTTCTGGGTGTATGATTGCGGATTATTGGATTTGTAAGAAAGGAAACAAAGAGGCTTGGCAGAACAATATTCCAAAAGTTAACTGGATTGGTTTGATTTCTTGGGCTGTTGGATTTGCAATTGCAATTTTTGTTAATGTCGGCATTTCTGCAATTAACGGGGTAATAGCATCGATGGTTCTTTATTGTGCGTTATATTATCCTTTTTATAGTAAAAAGACGGTAAAGAGTATTGAGAGCATTGTAGAAAAGTGA
- a CDS encoding transposase — translation MLPINFEENNKLYKDTYRISTNRANWWNYEWNATYFITICTKNKENFFGRIYMDSHENAVVLLSEIGMIANKYWLEIPKHFPFVVLGSYIIMPNHIHSIIAIHRDVNLEESAEEYSNNWTPESLGVIINQYKRACTLNAKKINRNFGWQSRFYDHIIRNEKAYNKIVEYIDNNPVNWIKDEYYNE, via the coding sequence ATGTTGCCAATTAATTTTGAAGAGAACAATAAGTTGTATAAAGATACCTATAGAATTTCTACCAATAGGGCAAACTGGTGGAATTATGAATGGAATGCAACTTATTTTATTACGATATGTACTAAAAACAAAGAGAATTTTTTTGGAAGAATTTATATGGATAGTCACGAAAATGCTGTTGTTTTATTGTCCGAAATCGGTATGATCGCTAATAAATATTGGTTGGAAATTCCAAAACATTTTCCATTTGTTGTTTTAGGTAGTTACATAATTATGCCAAATCACATTCATTCAATTATAGCAATTCATCGAGATGTCAATTTAGAAGAGTCGGCAGAAGAGTATTCGAATAACTGGACTCCAGAAAGTTTGGGTGTAATAATAAATCAATATAAGCGAGCGTGTACATTGAATGCAAAAAAAATTAATCGCAATTTTGGTTGGCAATCAAGATTTTATGATCATATAATAAGGAATGAAAAAGCATATAATAAGATAGTTGAATATATAGACAATAATCCGGTTAATTGGATAAAAGATGAGTATTATAATGAATAG
- a CDS encoding DUF3368 domain-containing protein, with product MPNYISNTSCLIVLDNIDMLFILKELYRSIIITPEVAKEFEKPIPEWIKVKDVDDKKYLKLLNTFIDLGEASVIALAFEIEDAVLIIDDLKARKLVSKLDVKLTGTLGVIVNARKKQIIHSLEDILYKLKKAGFRISNELENEILKYDGL from the coding sequence ATGCCTAATTACATTTCTAACACAAGTTGCTTGATTGTGTTAGATAATATTGATATGTTATTTATTTTAAAAGAGTTATATCGTTCAATTATAATTACACCAGAAGTAGCTAAAGAGTTTGAAAAACCTATTCCTGAGTGGATAAAAGTTAAAGATGTTGATGATAAAAAATATCTCAAATTGCTGAACACTTTTATAGATTTAGGGGAAGCCAGCGTTATAGCTCTGGCATTTGAAATAGAGGATGCAGTTTTGATTATAGATGATCTAAAAGCAAGGAAGTTAGTTAGTAAATTGGATGTCAAGCTTACTGGAACTCTAGGAGTTATTGTTAATGCAAGAAAAAAACAGATAATACACTCTTTAGAGGATATTCTATATAAACTAAAAAAGGCGGGGTTTAGAATTTCTAACGAATTAGAAAATGAAATTTTAAAGTATGATGGCTTGTAA
- a CDS encoding UPF0175 family protein — protein MKTIILNVPDSFGLDEKEIKMLIAAKLYEEGKLSLGEAAQLAEVSKRAFIELLGQFNVSLFNYTPDELVDDINNA, from the coding sequence ATGAAAACAATTATATTAAATGTTCCTGATTCTTTCGGGTTAGATGAAAAAGAAATTAAAATGTTGATTGCTGCAAAACTCTATGAAGAAGGTAAATTATCTTTGGGAGAAGCTGCACAATTGGCAGAAGTATCTAAAAGAGCCTTTATTGAATTATTGGGACAATTTAATGTATCATTGTTTAACTATACTCCCGATGAATTAGTGGATGATATTAATAATGCCTAA
- a CDS encoding alpha/beta hydrolase, producing the protein MVKGTVYESLSFFSPTLERDLKYSIYLPAEYEEDSRRYSTIYLLHGHSGNEVSWLRKGHVDQTLDIMINSGEIPPFVVVMPDAQNSWYVDSPVGEKYETAIIKDLIGFVEGHYKVRNTRGDRFVAGLSMGGYGALKLAFKHPDMFLSAASLSGGITRDVPPETDVDINGDVIHIREDYYHDVFGDPFDPDFWEKENVFNWVDNVKNSGLTLPVYLSCGNEDYFYLYLGATELYHELRLAKIESVLYIRDGEHNWLLWQEDIKEVLRFFKRALDLY; encoded by the coding sequence TTGGTTAAGGGTACAGTGTATGAGTCTTTGTCTTTTTTTAGTCCAACTTTGGAAAGAGATTTGAAGTATTCTATATATCTTCCTGCTGAGTACGAAGAGGATTCTCGACGGTATTCAACTATTTATCTTTTGCATGGTCATAGCGGGAATGAGGTGAGTTGGCTTAGAAAAGGGCATGTTGATCAGACTTTGGATATTATGATAAATTCAGGTGAGATTCCTCCTTTTGTTGTGGTTATGCCAGATGCTCAAAATAGTTGGTATGTTGATTCTCCTGTTGGCGAAAAGTATGAAACTGCTATTATTAAGGATTTGATTGGTTTTGTTGAAGGACATTACAAGGTAAGAAATACTCGTGGGGATAGGTTTGTTGCAGGTTTGTCGATGGGAGGATATGGAGCTTTAAAGCTTGCGTTTAAGCATCCTGATATGTTTTTATCGGCAGCAAGTTTGAGCGGGGGAATAACAAGAGATGTTCCTCCTGAGACAGATGTTGATATAAACGGAGATGTGATTCATATCAGAGAAGATTATTATCATGACGTGTTTGGTGATCCTTTTGATCCGGATTTTTGGGAAAAGGAGAATGTGTTTAATTGGGTCGATAACGTCAAAAATAGTGGGCTCACTTTGCCTGTGTATTTGTCTTGTGGAAATGAGGATTATTTTTATTTGTATTTGGGGGCAACGGAGTTGTATCATGAATTAAGGCTAGCAAAGATTGAATCGGTGTTGTATATAAGAGATGGGGAACATAATTGGTTATTGTGGCAAGAGGATATTAAAGAAGTTTTGAGGTTTTTTAAAAGGGCTTTGGATTTGTATTAA